The DNA segment TGCGACACGTGCtctttcgacgttgtgccagctacttcgaagtagccagctagtgtagacgcacccatgctGTGACATCTCAGTGCTAGGAGGTTGTATTGATAAAAGGTCTGATTCTCCCTGGCCATGCAGGATGCATTCTCATTAACTCCTGTGCAAAGCCAGTGCAAGAAAGCTACCAAGCAATCACGCTGGTTAGTGCATTTTTTATCCACTATGTAAGTATGCAAGCGACCAAGCTAGTCTGAAGGTAATGGAATTTACACAGGGGACAGAAATGGTTATCCAGTTAAGCAGTAAGCCCTAAACAGATGAGgtttactggttacagttaatcAGTGCGGGCTGGACCTCCAGCCCACCTGGAACAGCCCTCCCCCATGGCCAGCCCAGCAGCgctgcaggcaggggtgctcTAGTCCAGCCACAGTACGGGGTGGGGCATCCCCCTCTTTACCTGGTTAACTAATCAAGCAAGATTTTACGTCCCTCATTTACACCAGTCTGCCTGGAGAGAAGAGGGACACACACATGTTCACCGAATAAAGCTTGGAAGGATGGGGCTTTTACACTGCACACATGGCCCTGGGTCCTTACAGCACTGTGAGCACCTATAGGGCTGTAATCAATCTCAGCTCACAAAGGATCCTTGGTCAGAACAATAAAACCTAAGGAAGGAGGCGGCAACTGATTAACCCAGTGTGCTAGGGGCTGGCAGGCAACTTCTTGCAGAAGGGCTACAAATCAAGGGCATTATTTCGACAGGGGAGGATTATTTGCAAAACTGGCTTTTCTGAATGAACGGGCCAAGAGTGGGTTGCAGACACTGCTGTCTTTGTGTTCTGTATGTGCGGCACCTTGTGCAGGGGGTCCTCATCCACAACTAGGTGTCCCAGGTGCCACTGCAAACAATAAATAACGTAACCCCCGCTGAGCGAGGAGAGCCTGGCACCAAGGCAGAGGAAGGACCGCGTTCCAGGGGTGCAGAGTGTGAAAAGGACAGAGGATGTGCAATTGTAGCTCCAAACCAGAGGGCTACAGCAAACAGGCACTCAGGTCGTAAAGTAGCCAGAAACCAGGTGGAAGCCCAGGAAGGGccagagcagccagagccaggagctgcaccGTGTCAGGGAGGAATCACCTGGGAACAAACCAAAGCAGGACCCAGTTGCCACTTGGGGCTTGTCAGGTGGCAGTGGGCACAAGGAGGGAAGCAGCCGCCAGCTGAGCGAGGTGGTGAGGGCTCAGTGCAGCTTTGCTGCGAGCAGCAGAAGAGGCCACAGGAGAAGTCTGCTGGGGAGGGTTCACTGGCACTGAAGCTGAACAGGTGCTTCCAAGACTTGCTGCTGCCCTGGAACCTGGCCCTGGACTCCTCTACTAAGTGCAGACATGTGCCTTGCTTGGTGCCTGCCTTTGCAGGCCCCGCAGGGCCCGGGGAGCTCCTGCCAGTTGCACCCCTCTTATTTCTCTCCAGCCGCCCCTGGAAATAAATACTTCTCCTTCCCACACTCAGGGCATTATACTTGTCCTGCAGTTTACGGGGCCTTACACAGAGGTGGAGGGTGAAATGAGGAGCTGCTGTTCCATGGGGTGAAGGCAGCATTCGGGGCAGGAACAGGGGAAGACGACAAGTGTGGGAActggagggtgctgcagcaccccctaaTTTCATGGGGGATCCCAGTTGCCGCTGGTTCCACACCCATGATCCCTGCTACTGTCCAGGCTCTGCCCTACCCTTGGGGTCCCGgctctgctgccccatgccaggcgTCCCACATACGCAGCACACAGCTACCCAGGGCCCCACTAATTCTGGGGCACCTGCTGAGAGGGTGCCCTAGGCAGCAGTGTAGCGTATAGGGGTGTGATCACTGTGGGGGTGCAGACGAGGCGGCCTGCCAGCGGGTGCCCGCTGCTCCTGGGCCGGAGTTGCTCTCTTACTCTCTACCCGGCCTGGGCCTCGTCTGTCGGGCCCCTCCGGGCCTTACCTGCCTCTGGCACACGTGCTGCACCAGCCGCCCGGGCGCGCAGCCCGCCACGTGCAGGCGGCAGAGCAGCAGGGCGCAGACGAAGCCGTCGCGGGCGCAGACGAAGCGCTGCTCCAGGTAGAAGGCGCGGGCGTCCCAGCCCAGCAGGCGGGTGCGCACGGCGAAGCGCTGGAAGAGGCGCAGCGGGCGGCGGTGGCGGGCGCAGGAGGCGGCCAGCACGGCCCGGCCCCCCAGGGCGCGCAGGGCCCCCAGGAGGCCGCAGCGGGCCAGGTGGGCGCAGCGCGCCAGGTCGGCCTCGCGCAGGTAGCGCGCGTTGTTCATGTGCAGCAGCCAGTCCAGGTCGGAGGGCAGCACCAGGCCGGGCCAGCTCTGCTCCCGCAGCGGGTCCCGCAGGCGGGGCTGCAGCCACCGCGCGTGCAGCAGGGCCAGCGGCAGGCGCAGCAGGTACCAGGCGTCCAGCAGGCAGAACAGCGCGGCGCCGGCCGCCACCGCCGCCAGCAGCATCGCGGCGGGAGTTGGGGCCGGGGCCCGATGCCACGGGGCCGGCCTCCAGCGCCGGGAGTCTGCGCCCGGGGCCGGTGCAGCGCCAGGCCGCGTGCACCGCTCAGGGATCCGGGCCCTGTCCCCGCGCGCGCGCGCCgcccctgctgcactgccgcACGCGCATGAGCGCGCGCTGCAGCCTAATGCGCTGCCTGTGGGAGGGGGAAGTGTTGCTTTCCGGGGGTGGCTGGAGAGACGCAAGAGGGGTGCGGTTGGCGGGAGCTCCCCGGGCCCGGCAAAGGCAGGCACCAGGCCAGCCCCGCGTCTGCACTGAGTAGAGGAGTCCAGGGCCGGGCTCCAGGCCAGCAGCGGCGCTTGGGTGCGCCCGTTCAGCTTCAGTGCCAGTGAACCCTCCCCAGTAGACTTCTCCCGTGGCCTcttctgctgctcccagcagagctgcaccgagcccccaccaccccgctcAGCTGGCGGCTGCCTCCCTCCTTGTGCCCAGGGCCAGCTGACAAGCCCGGTCCCGCTCGGGTTTGTTTGCAGGTGATTCCTAGCGCCTGGCCCCCGGGagcggctgctgcagctgtgcggCTGTGCTCTTTGCTGCCCGAAAGCTTCCAGCCTCGGCACCCCGCCCCCCGTTACTGCAGCGCTGCCTTCcgcccagctccactcccagccatccGCAGAAGCcagtcctgtcccttccctctctccttgctgatctccaggggcagggcaggcaatGCCTCCCCACAACGCCTCCCCCCGCCTTGCTCTCCTGGAGGCTCCAGGCAGCCTCCTCCCTTGGCCTGCCcttgtggggggcagaggcccaagtaggcaggctgggggctgggcagccacGCCACCGGCCACCTCTCTGGAACTTCTGGGTCAGCCACAGCCACGCTGGCACCCTAGGGCCACGTGCTGGTGGCTTGGGGGGCAGCGGCCCCATTGTGTTGGTGTGGTGGGGGGTCGGTGTTGGGTAGAGTTACAATATACGAAAGAGGacacatcatatataccatcatgtgccaacaatgcccagatgctttgtatattggacagacttctaactcccttagataaagggttaatgggcacaaaacagacatcaaaacactccagatccacaaaccagttagtcagcattttaatggaatgggggcattctgtcaatgacctcaaggtatgtgagttactgaaaaagaactttcgcactgttctgcaaagagaaacagccgagctggcttttatattcaaattcggcacattaacacgtggtttaaaccaggatgggaaatttctgagtcactgttggggctcatctgcatacttggtttaatctacttcttgacctctcccccctccattctctgatttgctcaccttgattatctttttctgatttgtcctccttgcttactgtttttggttctctgtgcctcaaatattgagtctgttctggtctggctatggt comes from the Carettochelys insculpta isolate YL-2023 chromosome 2, ASM3395843v1, whole genome shotgun sequence genome and includes:
- the THEM6 gene encoding protein THEM6, giving the protein MLLAAVAAGAALFCLLDAWYLLRLPLALLHARWLQPRLRDPLREQSWPGLVLPSDLDWLLHMNNARYLREADLARCAHLARCGLLGALRALGGRAVLAASCARHRRPLRLFQRFAVRTRLLGWDARAFYLEQRFVCARDGFVCALLLCRLHVAGCAPGRLVQHVCQRQVDSPELPEEVHLWIRCNEASSQKLRAESSLGMNSKDE